One Siniperca chuatsi isolate FFG_IHB_CAS linkage group LG3, ASM2008510v1, whole genome shotgun sequence genomic region harbors:
- the LOC122873354 gene encoding CD209 antigen-like protein A, whose amino-acid sequence MARIFHKDQSEITMDYVNLPDAKKSSSSEGGGVTAAVPGRKLYRLVAVSFGLLCILQVAVNISLRLTLYSSDSKANCKNLTEETDELKGKLTNFDQYFHQGWVYFRPSFYYISSVKKSWQESRNDCLQRGADLMIINSKAEQEFTRKIHKRTWIGLIKGKTNGSWKWVDGTPLTQSYWGYGEPNGFEGKNEDCVETNFYDTVNSWNDQPCEDQDFWICEKMVA is encoded by the exons ATGGCGAGGATTTTCCATAAAGACCAATCTGAGATCACTATGGACTATGTGAATCTTCCTGATGCAAAAAAGAGCAGTTCTAGCGAGGGCGGTGGAGTGACTGCTGCGGTGCCTG GGAGAAAACTCTACAGACTGGTTGCCGTGAGCTTTGGACTCCTGTGTATCCTACAAGTTGCTGTCAACATTTCCCTGCGTCTCACTCTCT ACAGCTCTGATAGTAAGGCCAACTGCAAGAACCTGACTGAAGAGACTGACGAGCTGAAGGGAAAACTGACTAACTTTG ATCAATATTTCCATCAAGGATGGGTGTATTTCCGCCCCAGTTTCTATTACATTTCTTCTGTCAAGAAATCCTGGCAAGAAAGTAGAAATGACTGTCTGCAAAGAGGTGCAGACCTGATGATTATCAACAGCAAAGCagaacag GAATTCACAAGAAAAATCCACAAGCGGACATGGATTGGActgattaaaggaaaaaccaacggGTCGTGGAAATGGGTGGATGGCACTCCACTGACTCAAAG CTACTGGGGCTACGGAGAGCCAAACGGTTTTGAAGGCAAAAATGAAGACTGTGTAGAAACGAACTTCTATGATACAGTAAACAGCTGGAATGATCAACCATGTGAAGATCAAGACTTCTGGATCTGTGAAAAGATGGTGGCTTAA